From one Trifolium pratense cultivar HEN17-A07 linkage group LG1, ARS_RC_1.1, whole genome shotgun sequence genomic stretch:
- the LOC123891926 gene encoding uncharacterized protein LOC123891926 encodes MDTTWITQPRNTPEYAKGLNGFLDFAFKNRPNGMAKCPCKKCGFKTPQSRSVMYDHLRATPFPVGYTDWCYHGEVAIGENSNGSSSNPTNAVHDITNGEDPIQNMLNDAFGVDRNHANEVPFASNVDIEIDEDVTPDATQEGNEAKEFYELAKEGEQPLYEGCKKYSKLAFLVKLYHIKCLCGMSDKSMTMILELLQDAFEHAKIPSSFYEAKKTITKLGLNYVKIPACPKDCMLYWGNKEDEERETCKVCHTSRWKSSIKSKERETGNADNSLKKIPAKVLRYFPLKPRLQRLFLSSKTSEDMRWHALSNNNDEMMRHPRDSEAWKRFDSTHPWFASDARNVRLALATDGFNPFGIMSSNYSVWPVILIPYNTPPWVCMKQTSFIMSMIIPGKNAPGNNIDVYLQPLMKELQDLWTTGVDAYDSFKHEMFKLHAALMWTISDFPGLGNLSGWNTYTGYACPTCNKDFKPCRLKNGKKWCFMGHRRFLDRRHRFRLNRIRFNGEQELRDPSRMLSGSEILEQICDINVTFGRSVEKKKIRKRSQLEDGPKWNKKSIFFELPYWKDNCLRHNLDMMHIEKNVCENIIFTLLNDSGKSKDNLNARKDLKLMEIRPDLWPNESGKYALAVYAMTNRGRKDFLATLKNINVPDGYSSNISRCIDLDNGKLNGMLKSHDCHVLMEQLLPLAMRTSLPDKVSAVLIELCSFFRQLCGKVLKVEDLDMLQNKIVLTLCHMEMLFPPSFFTVMVHLVVHLVEEAKLGGPVHYRWMYPIERYLGHLKSYVRNKARPEGSIAEGYLLEEILTFCSRYLDDIETRWNRCGRVDDEPNDEQPQSRMSELFPLIGKPVGGSSYFTLTRREKLQAHRHVLTNCPVVDYYIQQFRTIVKRQMRGRHSSEVDKKVHREFVHWFSNRIGNNLDSLSGPDKDVLISLAQGPLDQARRFTAYNVNGFKFRTLARDKLLKTQNSGVFGSFGTRSYSSSSDDHMRFGDVPYYGRLIDIVELFYCGFSIVMFKCEWANTTNPRGMKKDKLGFTSINFASLRHTGEHEDDEPYIKASEALMVFYVDDEKEQGWSIPVHLKPRDLYDMGEDESEIMASNETYPSPPQPQHQSSEPEHEVVLERLSQPRQPLPPPPPRNHAHWIVDVIDDDGNVRQKSVEVNDLIPNKVGFKVQTIWNDDHQPIGEAGGLLSGYIGFLASSDELLPIMYPKWPKVPLAKKDLIYDNNIKAKFVVSDTNKFHKKWIYTSLGKRWRERRCFLFNKYYDWALTVEQNIEQFPPEVTKDHWAMYLNYRLSPDTMAKADKNALNRQKQRIPHTLGTRSLARTRDIMEQRDGRSYSRGDMYEISHTKRNGSYVNDEARQKNEELQKERQTSSDNEAFVTVFGKEHHGYVRGMGLGPTPSQNNGSSSRPSVSTSSSTADAKIAKMQSEIDVLTKEVAEVNELKAKVAEFDAMKEQFALIMANMQNQGYNIGSPFEVRRSFESSHNVEGNQATPDDST; translated from the exons ATGGATACGACTTGGATTACACAACCACGAAATACGCCAGAGTATGCTAAAGGACTTAATGGATTCCttgattttgcctttaaaaatCGTCCAAATGGAATGGCAAAATGTCCCTGTAAAAAATGCGGTTTCAAAACACCGCAAAGTAGAAGTGTGATGTATGATCACTTAAGAGCGACACCATTTCCAGTGGGATACACTGATTGGTGCTATCACGGTGAGGTCGCGATAGGAGAAAATAGTAATGGTTCATCTAGTAATCCTACAAATGCAGTTCATGACATTACAAATGGAGAAGATCCTATCCAGAACATGCTTAACGATGCTTTTGGAGTTGATAGGAATCATGCAAATGAAGTGCCTTTTGCATCGAATGTCGATATTGAAATAGATGAAGATGTGACACCGGACGCGACTCAGGAGGGGAATGAAGCAAAAGAGTTTTATGAATTAGCAAAAGAGGGGGAACAACCTTTGTATGAAGggtgtaaaaaatattcaaagttGGCTTTTTTGGTGAAGTTGTATCATATCAAATGCTTGTGTGGAATGAGTGATAAGTCCATGACAATGATTTTAGAACTCTTGCAAGATGCATTTGAACATGCAAAGATTCCAAGCTCATTTTATGAGGCGAAGAAAACAATCACGAAACTTGGTTTGAACTATGTAAAGATTCCTGCTTGTCCGAAGGATTGTATGCTTTACTGGGGAAATAAAGAAGATGAGGAGAGGGAAACTTGTAAAGTTTGTCACACTTCCAGATGGAAATCAAGTATAAAATCTAAGGAGCGTGAGACAGGAAACGCTGACAACAGTTTGAAGAAAATCCCTGCAAAAGTTCTTCGTTATTTTCCATTAAAACCTCGATTACAAAGACTATTTTTGTCTTCAAAGACATCGGAGGATATGAGATGGCATGCTTTAAGTAATAACAATGATGAAATGATGAGGCATCCTAGAGATTCTGAAGCATGGAAACGATTTGACTCGACACACCCTTGGTTTGCATCGGATGCACGAAATGTCCGTCTTGCATTAGCTACTGATGGGTTTAATCCCTTTGGCATTATGAGTTCAAACTACAGTGTCTGGCCCGTAATTCTCATTCCATACAATACTCCTCCATGGGTGTGCATGAAGCAGACATCTTTTATAATGTCGATGATAATTCCTGGAAAAAATGCTCCAGGAAATAACATAGATGTCTACTTACAACCTTTAATGAAAGAGCTGCAAGATTTATGGACAACCGGTGTAGATGCTTATGATTCTTTCAAGCATGAGATGTTCAAATTACATGCAGCTTTGATGTGGACAATAAGTGATTTTCCTGGTCTAGGTAATCTCTCTGGGTGGAACACGTACACTGGATATGCTTGTCCAACTTGTAACAAAGACTTTAAACCTTGCCGTCTTAAAAATGGCAAAAAATGGTGTTTTATGGGCCATCGTCGGTTTCTTGATCGGAGACATCGATTTAGATTGAACCGAATTCGCTTTAATGGTGAGCAAGAATTGCGCGATCCATCAAGAATGTTATCTGGTTCAGAAATTCTTGAACAAATTTGTGACATTAACGTCACATTTGGCAGAAGTGTAGAGAAGAAAAAGATTAGAAAAAGGTCACAACTTGAAGATGGTCCAAAGTGGAACAAGAAAAGCATATTTTTTGAACTTCCATATTGGAAAGATAATTGTTTGCGCCACAATCTTGACATGATGCACATTGAAAAGAATGTATGTGAAAATATCATATTTACTTTGCTAAATGATAGTGGAAAAAGTAAAGATAATCTTAATGCTCGAAAAGACCTTAAACTCATGGAGATAAGACCTGACCTCTGGCCAAATGAAAGTGGAAAATATGCGTTAGCTGTATATGCAATGACTAATAGAGGTAGGAAGGATTTCTTGGCTACTTTAAAGAACATTAATGTGCCTGATGGGTATTCGAGTAACATTTCTAGGTGCATTGATTTGGATAATGGCAAGTTGAATGGGATGCTAAAAAGTCACGATTGTCATGTATTGATGGAGCAACTGTTACCGTTAGCCATGCGGACATCATTGCCTGACAAGGTTTCGGCAGTATTAATTGAGTTGTGCTCATTCTTTAGACAATTGTGTGGTAAAGTGCTTAAAGTTGAAGATTTGGACATGTTGCAAAATAAAATCGTCCTCACTTTATGCCACATGGAAATGTTATTTCCTCCTTCATTTTTCACTGTTATGGTTCACTTGGTTGTTCACCTTGTTGAAGAAGCTAAGCTTGGAGGTCCTGTTCATTATCGGTGGATGTATCCTATAGAAAG GTACCTAGGACATCTAAAATCATATGTTCGTAATAAAGCACGACCTGAAGGCTCAATAGCTGAAGGTTACCTTCTCGAAGAGATTCTTACCTTTTGTTCAAGGTATTTGGACGATATTGAAACAAGATGGAATCGATGTGGTCGTGTAGATGATGAACCTAATGATGAACAACCTCAATCACGAATGTCTGAATTGTTTCCTTTAATTGGAAAACCAGTCGGAGGCTCTTCATATTTTACCCTTACACGAAGAGAAAAGTTGCAGGCTCATCGGCACGTTTTAACAAATTGCCCTGTAGTTGATTATTATATTCA GCAATTTAGAACTATAGTAAAGAGACAAATGAGGGGAAGGCATTCTTCTGAGGTAGACAAAAAAGTCCATAGAGAATTCGTTCATTGGTTTTCCAATCGT ATTGGCAACAATCTTGACAGTCTTAGCGGACCAGATAAAGATGTTCTTATTAGTCTAGCACAAGGTCCTCTGGACCAAGCTAGAAGGTTTACTGCTTACAATGTTAATGGATTCAAATTTCGGACCTTGGCACGAGACAAGTTATTGAAAACACAAAACAGTGGAGTTTTTGGCTCATTTGGAACAAGAAGTTACTCAAGCAGTAGTGATGACCATATGAGGTTTGGAGACGTGCCTTACTATGGCAGATTAATAGATATCGTTGAGCTTTTCTATTGCGGCTTTTCGATTGTCATGTTCAAATGTGAATGGGCTAATACAACTAACCCAAGAGGCATGAAGAAAGATAAATTGGGTTTTACTTCTATTAACTTCGCAAGCTTAAGACATACTGGAGAACACGAAGATGATGAACCATACATCAAAGCTTCTGAAGCTCTAATGGTCTTTTATGTCGATGATGAGAAGGAACAAGGTTGGAGCATACCAGTTCATTTGAAGCCAAGAGACTTGTACGACATGGGTGAAGATGAAAGTGAAATAATGGCATCCAATGAGACATATCCATCTCCACCTCAACCACAACATCAATCATCAGAACCGGAACATGAAGTTGTACTTGAACGTCTATCTCAACCACGACAACCTCTACCTCCACCACCTCCACGTAATCATGCACATTGGATTGTGGATGTTATTG ATGATGATGGTAATGTTAGACAAAAAAGTGTAGAAGTGAACGACTTAATCCCGAACAAAGTGGGATTTAAGGTGCAAACAATCTGGAATGATGACCATCAGCCCATAGGAGAGGCAGGTGGACTGTTATCAGGATATATTGGCTTTCTTGCTAGTAGTGATGAATTGCTTCCTATAATGTATCCAAAATGGCCCAAAGTTCCGTTGGCAAAGAAAGACTTAATTTATGATAACAACATAAAG GCTAAATTTGTTGTAAGTGATACAAACAAGTTTCATAAGAAGTGGATTTATACAAGCTTGGGAAAGAGGTGGAGGGAACGTCGGTGCTTTCTATTCAATAAGTATTATGATTGGGCTCTTACTGTTGAACAAAACATAGAGCAATTTCCACCTGAAGTTACAAAAGATCATTGGGCCATGTATTTGAATTATAGATTGTCTCCGGATACTATG GCGAAAGCAGACAAAAATGCTCTAAATCGCCAAAAGCAACGTATTCCCCATACGTTAGGCACAAGGTCACTAGCAAGAACACGAGATATTATG GAACAAAGAGATGGACGGTCTTACAGTAGAGGAGACATGTATGAAATCTCTCACACGAAGAGGAACGGATCATATGTTAATGATGAGGCTCGacaaaaaaat GAAGAGTTACAAAAAGAAAGGCAGACATCATCTGATAATGAGGCTTTTGTGACCGTGTTTGGAAAAGAGCATCATGGTTATGTTCGAGGAATGGGACTTGGTCCAACACCATCTCAAAATAATGGTTCTAGTTCTCGTCCTTCAGTATCAACTTCTTCATCGACTGCTGATGCCAAAATAGCTAAGATGCAAAGCGAAATTGATGTGCTAACTAAAGAAGTTGCTGAAGTTAATGAGCTTAAAGCTAAAGTTGCTGAATTTGATGCAATGAAGGAACAATTTGCTCTTATTATGGCTAATATGCAAAACCAG gGGTATAACATAGGATCGCCGTTTGAAGTACGACGCTCTTTTGAGTCTAGTCATAATGTTGAGGGTAATCAAGCAACTCCAGACGATTCAACTtag